One Solanum pennellii chromosome 10, SPENNV200 genomic region harbors:
- the LOC107002323 gene encoding ribosome production factor 2 homolog has translation MHCFSSLLGPRPAQKPQFLNPNICSGCFFFLSSPFFSLVFVIMMKFKTPQKGRIRRELEKRAPKLVETGKKTLILHGTKTSQVLNDVMTEIYHLKRDNSVKYTRKNDNIRPFESGGETSLEFFSLKTDCSLFVYGSHSKKRPNNLVLGRTYDHHIYDLVEVGVEEFKSMKSFKYDKNLAPKIGSKPFFAFMGEGFESVEELKHLKEVLLDLFHGEVVTNLNLAGLDRVYVCVAVSPNRVFFTHCALRLKKSGTVVPRIELVEVGPSMDLVTRRHRLPDDSLRKEAMKTSLEKAKKKEKNVVKDAIQGKLGKIYIPDQKVGSVPLSHNAKGVKRERREAKLKHGTTEELPEEKKQKLDSE, from the exons ATGCATTGTTTTTCATCACTATTAGGCCCAAGACCCGCACAAAAACCTCAATTCTTAAACCCTAATATTTGCAGTGGCTGtttcttcttcctttcttcGCCATTTTTTTCTCTTGTATTC GTAATCATGATGAAATTCAAAACCCCACAAAAAGGAAGAATCAGGAGGGAGCTTGAAAAGCGTGCTCCGAAATTG GTTGAAACTGGGAAGAAGACTTTGATACTACATGGTACGAAAACAAGCCAAGTATTGAATGATGTGATGACCGAAATTTATCACTTGAAGAGGGATAATTCCGTCAAATATACCCGGAAGAATGATAACATTAGACCATTTGAGAGCGGGGGCGAGACTTCTCTCGAGTTTTTCTCCCTTAAGACAGATTGCAGTCTTTTTGTG TATGGTTCTCACTCCAAGAAGCGCCCTAACAATCTTGTTCTTGGACGAACCTATGATCACCACATTTACGATCTTGTAGAGGTAGGAGTGGAGGAGTTCAAAAGCATGAAGTCTTTCAAATATGATAAGAATTTGGCTCCTAAAATTGGGTCCAAACCCTTTTTTGCATTTATGGGAGAAGGATTTGAGAGTGTTGAAGAGTTGAAACATTTGAAAGAAGTTCTGCTCGATCTATTCCATGGCGAG GTGGTGACCAACTTGAACCTAGCTGGATTAGATCgtgtatatgtatgtgtagCTGTGTCACCAAATAGAGTTTTCTTCACACATTGTGCATTACGTCTTAAAAAATCTGGCACAGTTGTTCCAAGAATAGAATTAGTGGAGGTTGGGCCATCCATGGACTTGGTAACTCGGCGACATCGTCTCCCTGATGACAGTTTAAGGAAAGAAGCTATGAAGACTTCTCTTGAAAAAGCAAAGAAGAAG GAGAAAAATGTTGTCAAAGATGCTATTCAAGGAAAACTCGGGAAGATTTACATTCCTGATCAGAAG GTTGGAAGTGTGCCACTGTCTCACAATGCCAAAGGAGTTAAAAGGGAGCGTAGAGAAGCTAAGTTGAAACATGGAACAACAGAGGAGCTGCCCGAGGAAAAGAAGCAGAAGCTGGATTCCGAGTGA
- the LOC107002322 gene encoding serine/threonine-protein kinase CTR1-like isoform X1, whose protein sequence is MSGRRSSYTLLNQIPNDNFFQPPAPKFSAGAGVAPYGESSSAEKNRGKVFDLDLIDQRMMQSHNRVGSFLVPGSIGSQRQSSEGSFGGSSLSGENYVGTSFGHKNEGCGSSVARSWAQQTEESYQLQLALAIRLSSEATCADSPNFLDPVTDVLASRDSDSTASAVTMSHRLWINGCMSYFDKVPDGFYWIYGMDPYVWALCSVVQESGRIPSIESLRAVDPSKAPSVEVILIDRCNDLSLKELQNRIRSISPSCITTKEAVDQLAKLVCDHMGGAAPAGEEELVSMSKGCSDDLKDRFGTIVLPIGSLSVGLCRHRALLFKVLADIIDLPCRIAKGCKYCNSSDASSCLVRFEHDREYLVDLIGKPGVLSEPDSLLNGPSSISIPSPLRFPRYRQVEPTTDFRSLAKQYFLDSQSLNLLFDDSSAGAAADGDAGQSDRSCIDRNNAVSSSSNCDEISQLPLPPLNAWKKERDKESQISKMYNPRSMLNPVNMDKDQVLVRHVPPLREDAQSPMTRPDTVKDTRFLAGGGHVVSAIPSEELDLDVEEFNIPWNDLVLMEKIGAGSFGTVHRGDWHGSDVAVKILMEQDFHAERLKEFLREVAIMKRLRHPNIVLFMGAVIQPPNLSIVTEYLSRGSLYRLLHKPGAREVLDERRRLCMAYDVANGMNYLHKRNPPIVHRDLKSPNLLVDKKYTVKICDFGLSRFKANTFLSSKTAAGTPEWMAPEVIRDEPSNEKSDVYSFGVILWELATLQQPWNKLNPPQVIAAVGFNRKRLDIPSDLNPQVAIIIEACWANEPWKRPSFSTIMDMLRPHIKSPLPPPGHTDMQLLS, encoded by the exons ATGTCTGGTAGACGATCGAGTTATACTTTGTTGAATCAAATTCCTAATGATAATTTTTTCCAGCCGCCGGCGCCGAAGTTCTCTGCCGGAGCTGGTGTAGCGCCGTACGGTGAGTCTAGTTCTGCTGAGAAGAACAGAGGTAAAGTATTTGATTTGGACTTGATTGATCAACGCATGATGCAATCACATAACCGGGTCGGATCATTTCTGGTACCGGGTTCGATCGGGTCGCAGAGGCAATCAAGCGAGGGTAGCTTCGGTGGTAGCTCGTTATCTGGGGAGAACTACGTGGGGACTTCCTTTGGGCATAAGAATGAGGGCTGTGGCTCGTCGGTGGCAAGGAGCTGGGCGCAGCAGACGGAAGAGAGTTATCAGCTGCAGTTAGCTTTGGCAATAAGGCTCTCTTCAGAAGCAACCTGTGCTGATAGTCCAAACTTCTTGGATCCTGTGACTGATGTATTGGCATCCCGAGATTCAGATTCTACTGCATCAGCGGTAACAATGTCACATCGATTGTGG ATAAATGGATGTATGTCATACTTTGACAAAGTCCCTGATGGATTTTATTGGATTTATGGGATGGATCCATATGTTTGGGCTCTCTGCTCAGTTGTGCAAGAAAGTGGCCGTATTCCATCAATTGAATCATTGAGGGCAGTTGATCCCTCAAAAGCACCATCTGTTGAAGTGATTTTAATTGATCGGTGTAATGATCTCAGCTTGAAGGAACTGCAGAATAGAATTCGTAGCATATCCCCTAGTTGCATCACCACAAAAGAAGCTGTTGATCAGCTTGCCAAGCTGGTTTGCGATCATATGGG GGGTGCAGCTCCTGCTGGAGAAGAGGAATTGGTTTCCATGTCAAAGGGGTGCAGTGATGACCTGAAGGATCGTTTTGGAACTATCGTGCTTCCCATTGGTAGCCTGTCTGTTGGGCTTTGCAGGCATCGTGCTTTGCTTTTTAAA GTGCTAGCTGACATCATTGATTTACCATGTCGAATTGCCAAGGGATGTAAATATTGTAATAGCTCTGATGCTTCCTCATGTCTAGTTCGATTTGAACATGACAG GGAGTACTTGGTTGATTTGATCGGTAAGCCTGGAGTTTTAAGCGAACCAGATTCCTTGTTGAATGGTCCATCTTCCATCTCAATCCCTTCACCTTTGCGCTTTCCGAGATACAGACAAGTTGAGCCTACAACTGATTTCAGGTCATTGGCCAAACAGTATTTCTTGGATAGTCAATCACTTAATCTACTGTTTGATGATTCTTCAGCTG GAGCTGCAGCTGATGGAGATGCAGGACAATCAGACAGAAGTTGCATTGACAGAAACAATGCAGTCTCTAGTTCAAGTAATTGTGATGAAATTTCTCAGTTACCTCTGCCTCCATTAAATGCATGGAAAAAGGAACGAGATAAAGAATCTCAAATTTCTAAAATGTATAATCCTCGAAGTATGTTAAACCCAGTGAACATGGACAAGGACCAGGTTCTTGTGAGGCATGTTCCTCCATTACGGGAAGATGCTCAATCACCGATGACACGACCAGATACAGTAAAAGATACTAGGTTTCTTGCTGGAGGAGGTCATGTTGTTTCTGCTATACCAAGTGAAGAACTTGATCTCGATGTAGAAGAGTTCAATATTCCATGGAATGATCTGGTTCTAATGGAGAAAATTGGGGCAG GGTCTTTTGGTACTGTTCACCGTGGTGATTGGCATGGCTCT GATGTTGCCGTGAAGATCCTCATGGAACAAGATTTTCATGCAGAGCGACTCAAGGAATTTTTGAGGGAG GTTGCAATTATGAAGCGGTTGCGACATCCAAATATTGTACTTTTTATGGGTGCTGTCATTCAGCCACCAAATTTGTCCATAGTCACAGAATATTTATCGAG AGGTAGCTTATATAGACTTCTTCATAAACCTGGTGCGAGAGAGGTGTTGGATGAAAGGCGTCGGCTGTGTATGGCTTACGATGTG GCAAATGGGATGAATTATCTTCACAAACGCAATCCTCCCATTGTGCACCGAGATTTAAAATCTCCAAATCTTCTAGTAGACAAAAAATATACAGTGAAG ATCTGTGATTTTGGTCTTTCTCGTTTCAAAGCGAATACattcctttcatcaaagactgCTGCCGGAACT CCGGAATGGATGGCGCCTGAAGTTATTCGTGATGAACCATCAAATGAGAAATCTGATGTATACAGCTTTGGTGTTATTTTGTGGGAGCTGGCAACTCTTCAACAACCATGGAATAAATTGAACCCACCACAG GTTATAGCAGCTGTCGGCTTTAACAGGAAGAGGCTTGATATTCCAAGTGACTTGAATCCTCAAGTGGCGATTATTATTGAGGCTTGCTGGGCTAA TGAACCGTGGAAACGCCCCTCCTTTTCCACTATCATGGATATGCTGAGACCTCATATTAAATCTCCTCTACCTCCACCAGGTCACACAGACATGCAGTTGCTCTCATGA
- the LOC107002322 gene encoding serine/threonine-protein kinase CTR1-like isoform X2, translated as MSGRRSSYTLLNQIPNDNFFQPPAPKFSAGAGVAPYGESSSAEKNRGKVFDLDLIDQRMMQSHNRVGSFLVPGSIGSQRQSSEGSFGGSSLSGENYVGTSFGHKNEGCGSSVARSWAQQTEESYQLQLALAIRLSSEATCADSPNFLDPVTDVLASRDSDSTASAVTMSHRLWINGCMSYFDKVPDGFYWIYGMDPYVWALCSVVQESGRIPSIESLRAVDPSKAPSVEVILIDRCNDLSLKELQNRIRSISPSCITTKEAVDQLAKLVCDHMGGAAPAGEEELVSMSKGCSDDLKDRFGTIVLPIGSLSVGLCRHRALLFKVLADIIDLPCRIAKGCKYCNSSDASSCLVRFEHDREYLVDLIGKPGVLSEPDSLLNGPSSISIPSPLRFPRYRQVEPTTDFRSLAKQYFLDSQSLNLLFDDSSAADGDAGQSDRSCIDRNNAVSSSSNCDEISQLPLPPLNAWKKERDKESQISKMYNPRSMLNPVNMDKDQVLVRHVPPLREDAQSPMTRPDTVKDTRFLAGGGHVVSAIPSEELDLDVEEFNIPWNDLVLMEKIGAGSFGTVHRGDWHGSDVAVKILMEQDFHAERLKEFLREVAIMKRLRHPNIVLFMGAVIQPPNLSIVTEYLSRGSLYRLLHKPGAREVLDERRRLCMAYDVANGMNYLHKRNPPIVHRDLKSPNLLVDKKYTVKICDFGLSRFKANTFLSSKTAAGTPEWMAPEVIRDEPSNEKSDVYSFGVILWELATLQQPWNKLNPPQVIAAVGFNRKRLDIPSDLNPQVAIIIEACWANEPWKRPSFSTIMDMLRPHIKSPLPPPGHTDMQLLS; from the exons ATGTCTGGTAGACGATCGAGTTATACTTTGTTGAATCAAATTCCTAATGATAATTTTTTCCAGCCGCCGGCGCCGAAGTTCTCTGCCGGAGCTGGTGTAGCGCCGTACGGTGAGTCTAGTTCTGCTGAGAAGAACAGAGGTAAAGTATTTGATTTGGACTTGATTGATCAACGCATGATGCAATCACATAACCGGGTCGGATCATTTCTGGTACCGGGTTCGATCGGGTCGCAGAGGCAATCAAGCGAGGGTAGCTTCGGTGGTAGCTCGTTATCTGGGGAGAACTACGTGGGGACTTCCTTTGGGCATAAGAATGAGGGCTGTGGCTCGTCGGTGGCAAGGAGCTGGGCGCAGCAGACGGAAGAGAGTTATCAGCTGCAGTTAGCTTTGGCAATAAGGCTCTCTTCAGAAGCAACCTGTGCTGATAGTCCAAACTTCTTGGATCCTGTGACTGATGTATTGGCATCCCGAGATTCAGATTCTACTGCATCAGCGGTAACAATGTCACATCGATTGTGG ATAAATGGATGTATGTCATACTTTGACAAAGTCCCTGATGGATTTTATTGGATTTATGGGATGGATCCATATGTTTGGGCTCTCTGCTCAGTTGTGCAAGAAAGTGGCCGTATTCCATCAATTGAATCATTGAGGGCAGTTGATCCCTCAAAAGCACCATCTGTTGAAGTGATTTTAATTGATCGGTGTAATGATCTCAGCTTGAAGGAACTGCAGAATAGAATTCGTAGCATATCCCCTAGTTGCATCACCACAAAAGAAGCTGTTGATCAGCTTGCCAAGCTGGTTTGCGATCATATGGG GGGTGCAGCTCCTGCTGGAGAAGAGGAATTGGTTTCCATGTCAAAGGGGTGCAGTGATGACCTGAAGGATCGTTTTGGAACTATCGTGCTTCCCATTGGTAGCCTGTCTGTTGGGCTTTGCAGGCATCGTGCTTTGCTTTTTAAA GTGCTAGCTGACATCATTGATTTACCATGTCGAATTGCCAAGGGATGTAAATATTGTAATAGCTCTGATGCTTCCTCATGTCTAGTTCGATTTGAACATGACAG GGAGTACTTGGTTGATTTGATCGGTAAGCCTGGAGTTTTAAGCGAACCAGATTCCTTGTTGAATGGTCCATCTTCCATCTCAATCCCTTCACCTTTGCGCTTTCCGAGATACAGACAAGTTGAGCCTACAACTGATTTCAGGTCATTGGCCAAACAGTATTTCTTGGATAGTCAATCACTTAATCTACTGTTTGATGATTCTTCAGCTG CTGATGGAGATGCAGGACAATCAGACAGAAGTTGCATTGACAGAAACAATGCAGTCTCTAGTTCAAGTAATTGTGATGAAATTTCTCAGTTACCTCTGCCTCCATTAAATGCATGGAAAAAGGAACGAGATAAAGAATCTCAAATTTCTAAAATGTATAATCCTCGAAGTATGTTAAACCCAGTGAACATGGACAAGGACCAGGTTCTTGTGAGGCATGTTCCTCCATTACGGGAAGATGCTCAATCACCGATGACACGACCAGATACAGTAAAAGATACTAGGTTTCTTGCTGGAGGAGGTCATGTTGTTTCTGCTATACCAAGTGAAGAACTTGATCTCGATGTAGAAGAGTTCAATATTCCATGGAATGATCTGGTTCTAATGGAGAAAATTGGGGCAG GGTCTTTTGGTACTGTTCACCGTGGTGATTGGCATGGCTCT GATGTTGCCGTGAAGATCCTCATGGAACAAGATTTTCATGCAGAGCGACTCAAGGAATTTTTGAGGGAG GTTGCAATTATGAAGCGGTTGCGACATCCAAATATTGTACTTTTTATGGGTGCTGTCATTCAGCCACCAAATTTGTCCATAGTCACAGAATATTTATCGAG AGGTAGCTTATATAGACTTCTTCATAAACCTGGTGCGAGAGAGGTGTTGGATGAAAGGCGTCGGCTGTGTATGGCTTACGATGTG GCAAATGGGATGAATTATCTTCACAAACGCAATCCTCCCATTGTGCACCGAGATTTAAAATCTCCAAATCTTCTAGTAGACAAAAAATATACAGTGAAG ATCTGTGATTTTGGTCTTTCTCGTTTCAAAGCGAATACattcctttcatcaaagactgCTGCCGGAACT CCGGAATGGATGGCGCCTGAAGTTATTCGTGATGAACCATCAAATGAGAAATCTGATGTATACAGCTTTGGTGTTATTTTGTGGGAGCTGGCAACTCTTCAACAACCATGGAATAAATTGAACCCACCACAG GTTATAGCAGCTGTCGGCTTTAACAGGAAGAGGCTTGATATTCCAAGTGACTTGAATCCTCAAGTGGCGATTATTATTGAGGCTTGCTGGGCTAA TGAACCGTGGAAACGCCCCTCCTTTTCCACTATCATGGATATGCTGAGACCTCATATTAAATCTCCTCTACCTCCACCAGGTCACACAGACATGCAGTTGCTCTCATGA